The nucleotide window CGCCCTGCCGCTGCCCGCCGAGGCCACCGGCTACGGCCACTCCGGCGACGACGTGGCCGCGGTACGGGTCACCGACGCCGCGCTGCTCACCGGCTACTACGACGACGTGCACGAGCACACCGTCCGCTACCTGCGCGGCCTGGCCGACGACGACCTCGACCGCGTGGTCGACAAGCGCTGGACCCCCCATGTGACGCTCGGCGTGCGGCTGGTGAGCGTCATCGGCGACGACCTCCAGCACATCGGGCAGGCCGCGTTCATCCGCGGGGTGCTGGAGCGGGGCTGAACGCGACGGCCGGTGCCCTCCCGCGCGGCGACGCGGGAGGGCACCGGCCGGCCGCCGTTCGCGGCTCAGTAGTCCTTGAGCTTGAGGGCCTCCACCACCTCGGCGACGTCCGGGACGGCGCCCTCGGTCTCCATCCGCTCCCGGTTGGTCAGCGCCAGCTCCTGGTTGGCCGCCACGTAGTCGCGCAGCTCGGCCTCGTACGCCGCGAACGCCCGGTGGTGGTCGCCGCCGGCCGCCTTCAGCTCGCCGGCGAGCACGTAGGCGCCGACCATGGCCATGCTGGTGCCCTGGCCGGACAGCGGTGACCCGCAGTAGCCGGCGTCTCCCAGCAGGGTGACCCGGCCGTCGGACCAGCGGTCCATCCGGATCTGGGCCATGGCGTCGAAGTGGAAGTCCTCGGCGCCCGCCATGTACTCCAGCGCCCGGGGGAACTCCCAGCCGGTGCCGGCCAGGCGCTCGGTGATCAGCCGCTTGTGGGCGGCGGTGTCGCGGTGGTCGTAGGCGACCGGCTCCGCGCTCTCGAAACCGGCGTACACCCGCAGTTCGGTGTTGTCCCGCGCGGTCATCACGCACCCGCCGCCGGTCTCCCCGCGGTGCCACACCTGCCAGCGGTCCAGGCCGAGGAAGTTGGGGGTGGTGAAGACACCCAGGTAGGTGCCGAGGTGGTGGATGAAGTCCGCCTCGGGGCCGAAGGCGAGCCGGCGCACCGTGGAGTGCAGCCCGTCGGCGCCGACCACCAGGTCGAAGGTGCGCGGCGCGGACCGCTCGAAGGTGACCCGCACCCCCGCCCCGTCCTGCGTCATACCGGCGATGGAGTCGTCGTAGAGGTACTCGGTGCCCTCGGTGACCGAGGCGATCACCGCGCACAGGTCGTCGCGGAGGATCTCCACGTCCGGGCTGTCCAGGTCACCGCCGCTGATGGTGTGCTCGGTGGAGCGGTACAGCTCGGTACCGTCCGCGTCGACCACGGACATCCCGCGCATGTCGGTGCGGCGCCGGCGCAGCTCGTCGAGGATGCCCATCCGCCCGGCCACCTCCAGCGCCGGTCCGCGGACGTCCACCGGGTGGCCGCCGGGACGCGGCCCCGGCGCGCGCTCCACCACGGTGGCCTCGAAGCCGTGCCGGGTGAGCCAGTGGGCCAGGGCCGGGCCCGCGACGCCGGCGCCCGAGATGAGGATGCGGCGGTTGTCCATGGCGAGTCTCCTTGTGCGTTGCTGCGGTGTCCGGCACGGGTTCCGCTCCGTGCGCCGCACACAAGGTGCCGCCGGCCGCGCACCACGGCCTGACCGGCGGCTGACCGCCCGCTGACCGCCGGTGCGGCGGCCCGGTCAGGCCACGGTTCAGGCCGCGGTGACCACCGGCTTGCCCACCGCCTCGGTCGGGTGCACCGCCACCTCGGTCACCCGGGCGGTACGGCGGCCGTGGGCGAGGGCGCCTGCGCCGATCACCCCGACGATGACCAGGCCGCCGGCGACCAGCGCGCCCCGGGCGCCCGCCGCCTGCACCAGCAGACCCAGCAGCGGCGGGCCGACCAGACCCCACCCGGTGCTCAGGCTCCGCCACACACCCAGCACCCGCCCCCGGGCCCGCGCCGGCGGATCGGTCTGGAGCACGGTGGTCGCCGCGGTGTCCGACACCGACTCCACCACGGCCATCGGCACCACCAGCACCAGCAGGAAGAGCAGCACCGGGCTGAAGCCCGCCACCACCTGGAGCGCCGCGCCGGCCACGGCCAGCGCGCCGACCAGCCGCACCGACGGCCGCCGCAGCCGCCCGGCGAGCACCGCCCCGGCCGTGCCGCCGACCGCCAGCACGGTGGAGACCACCCCGTACGCGCCCGCCCCGCCGTGCAGCGGACCGGTGACCAAGGTCGCCAGCGTCAGCCCGTAGTTGCGGCCCAGCACCGAGCTGACCGCGCAGATCACGGCGAGCGCCACCAGCCGCGGCCGGCCGAGGAAGTACCCCAGGCCGTCGCGGAGCGCGGCGACGGTGCCGGCGCGCCGCGCGGCGGGCGCCGGGGCGGCCGGGCGCACCACGGGCTCCGGCGGCTGTTCCACCAGCTTCAGGAACGGCACCACGGCGGTGACGAACAGGAACGACAGGCCGTTGACGGCGTACGCCCCGGCCGGGCCCACGGTGGCCAGCCCCACCCCGGCGAGCGCGGTGCCCGCCAGCCGGCCGACGCTGTGCACCACCGAGCCGAGCGCGATCGCCGAGGGCACGTCCTCGCGGCGCACCAGGTCGTTGCCGAGCAGCGAGGTGGCCGGGCCGTCCACGGTGGCGATGGTGCCGGTGACGGCGGAGAGCACCAGCAGCAGCGGCACGGTGAGCAGGTGGAAGGTGACCAGCCCGGCGGTGGTGAAGGCCACCGCGGCCAGGACCGCCTGGCTGACCGCGGCGGTCAGCTTGCGCGGCCAGGCGTCCACCGCCGCGCCGCCGACCAGGCCCAGCAGCAGGCCCGGCGCCGCCTGCACCGCCAGCGAGACCCCGGTGGCCGCCGCGGACCCGGTCAGCTGGAGCACCAGCAGGTTCTGGACCGTGAGCTGCATCCAGGTGCCGAGGTTGGAGAAGAGGTTCGCCGCCGACCACCACCGCATGCTCGGGGTGCGCAGGCAGCGCCACGGGGAACGGTCGGCGGAGCGCTCGGTACGGGAGGCGGCGGGGCGCAGGCGGGCCCGGAGCCGGGCGGCGGCGGGGGAAGGCATCAGGAGTGGGTGTCCCAGGTGACGACGGGGCGGGGGCGGCACCGCGTCGGAAACGCGGCGGCGCTGCGGTGCCCGGTGACGGCGTGGACCCCGGCGACCGGCCGGACCGGTCAGGGGCCGGCCCCCGCGGGAGCGATCCCGGACGGGGGCCATGGATCCACGCCGTACGCGCGCTCGTCGGTGAGTCACGGCTACGCGGACAGCGGCCCGGCCATTCTGGCCCAGCGCTTTCCGGCGGGGGAAGTGGCCGGGATGTCCGATTGGCCGGTAGTCACGGTAAACGCCCTGCTGGCGGCGGCTTTTCGTGCCGGGAGTGCGGTTGCTCACGTGACCTCGGCCACGTGACGGGCACCACGTTCCGGCGGTCCGCCGCGTGGCCCGGCTCACACCGCCCGGAACGGGCAACGCGCCGCACGGCGGCCGGTGTTGTCGGCGTACCGTGATCCGGTGGCAGGCGACTACTGGAACCACAACACCCACTACCACCGGCTGGTGCTGGACGCGGTGCCCGCCGGCTGCCGCGCCGCGCTCGACGTGGGCTGCGGCGACGGACTGCTGGTGAGCAGGCTCGCCGCCCGCGCCCGCGAGGTCACCGGCGTCGAGCGCTCACCCGGGATGCTCCGGCTCGCCGCCGAACGCACCCGGCACCTGGACAACGTACGCCTGGTGCGCGCCGACTTCCCGGCCCCCGCCGGCCTCCTCCCGGCCGGCGGCTACGACCTGGTCACCGCGGTCGCCGTGGTGCACCACATGGACTTCGCCGAGGCGGTCACCGCGATGCGCGCGCTGCTCGCCCCGGGCGGACGGCTGGTGCTCGTCGGGCTCGCCCGCAACGCGACCTGGTGGGACTGGACGGTCTCCGCCGCCGGGGTGCCCGCGGCGTGGCTGGCGGCGCGGCGGCACGGCGGGAAGAGCGACCCGCCGGGGATGCCGGTGACCGACCCGGCCCTCAGCTGGGGCCAAGTCCGCGCCGCCGCACGGCGGTTGCTGCCGGGCTGCCGGATCAGGCGCCATCTGCTGTGGCGTTGGTCGCTGGTGTGGACCAGGCCCTGAGCGATCCGGTACGCCGACCGCGGACCACGCGGCCCGGCGCCCCGGCGGCGGGGGAGCCGCCGACCGGAACCGCGCCGTCCGCCGCCCCCGCCGGTGCCGCCACCCGGGGGTGCGGACGCCCGGCGCACACATGGCGGGCCGCCCGGCGGGTACGGAAGGGGCATGGGACAGCGATTCACCGTCGAACCCCTCGGCCAGCAGGAGTACCTCGTCAGGGCGGAGTCCAGCACCCAGATCGTCGAGTCGCGGCTGCAACTCACCAAGAGCGATCTCGACATGCTGGACGTCCCCGCCGCCGACGAGCGCCGCGTCGCTGAGGCCGCCATGGAGTTCCTCGCCGAGCGCCAGCCGACGCTCAACCTCCCGGACTTCATCGACCTCCGCGACATCGCCGCCAACTACGACGACTTCGCCGACGAACTCCGGCGACGGCTGACCGCCGCCTGACGCGGCGCCGCGCGCCGGGCACAGCGGACCGTCCCCGGCGCCGCGGTGCCATGCTGGAGCACGTGCGCGGGAACGACGACGACGGCACGGGGCGGCTGCGGCTGCGCTTCGACCCCGCGCTGCGTCTCTTCCTGGCCGCCCGCGACCGGGGCGGCCAGTGCGTGGTGGCCCACGACGGAACGTCCTCGCTGGGCCACGTGGTGCAGTCGCTCGGGGTGCCGCTGACGGAGGTGGGCGCCCTGACGGCGGACGGCCGCGAGGTGGGCGCGGGCCACCGGCCACGGGACGGCGAGACGATCCGGGTCACCGCCGTGCCCCGCCCGCAGCCGCTGCCGGGACCGCCGCGTTTCCTGCTCGACGTCCACCTCGGCGCGCTCGCCCGGCGACTGCGCCTGGTCGGGGTCGACACCGCGTACCACAACGACCGCGCCGACGACGCGCTGGTCGCCCAGGCCAACGCCGAACGCCGGGTGCTGCTCACCCAGGACCGCGGTCTGCTGCGCCGCCGTGCCCTGTGGTGCGGCGCCTACGTACGGGGCGCCCGCGCCGACGAGCAGCTCACCGACGTCCTGACCCGGTTCGCCCCGCCGCTGGCCCCGTGGACCCGGTGCACCGCCTGCAACGGCGAGCTGGCACCGGTGGCCAAGGCCGAGGTGGACCACCTGCTGCGCCCCGGCACCCGGCGTACCTACCAGGCGTTCACCCGCTGCCGCCGCTGCGGCCGGGTCTACTGGCCCGGCGCCCACCACGACCGGCTGGAGGCGGTGGTGGCGGCGGCCCGCCGCGCGGCCACCCCGCGCCGACCGCCGCCCGCCCAGCGGATCAGCGCAGCCGCAGACACACCTCCACTTCCTGGTCACCGGCGACCCGGCCGGCGTCCTCCACGGTGAACGCCTCCTTCAGGACCTGGGTGAGCAGCCGCACCGAATGCGGGCACCCGGACACCTCCGCGGTGACCGGTCCGTTCAGCGACTCGCCGACGGCGGAGCCGTGCGCCTCCTCGGCGTCGTAGGTGGCCGACCACACGGTGGGGTGGTCCGGCGGGCCGCCACGGATCTCACCGGTCTCCTGGTCGGCGGGGAACCGGGCGTCGAGGGTGTGGAAGACGGCCCGCGCGTCGTCCGGCGCGCAGTCGGTCAGCAGGACGGTGACGTCGGATTTCGGATGGCCGTTGGACATGGTGCACCTTCCCTCGGAGCGGGGTTCCCGTCAGCGTGTACCCGCCGGGCACCGGGACGCACCCGCCGGGCGGGGTGGCCGACGACCGCGTTAGCCACCCCGTCCCACGGGTACCCGCAGCCGTCCAGACCATGGGAGGTGGACGACGTTGAGTACCTCTGTGGAACACCGTCCCGACCGGACCGCGGCCCGCCCCGACGGACAGCGGCCACTGGCCGACCGTTCGGTGGGCGAACTCGTCCGGCTCGCCTCGGAACAACTCTCCGACCTGGTCCGCCAGGAGATGCGGCTGGCCCAGGTGGAGATGGCCGCCAAGGGCAAGCGGTTCGGCCTCGGCGGCGGCCTGCTCGGCGGGGCCGGGGTCTTCGGGCTGGTCGCGCTGATGGCCGCGGCGGCCACCGCCATCGCCGCGATCTCCCTGGCGCTGCCGGTGTGGGCCTCCGCCCTGATCGTCACCGGCGCCCTCGGCCTGATCGCCGGCGTCCTCGCCCTGGCCGGCCGCGCCCAGTTGCGCCGGGCCGCCCCGCCCAAGCCGGAACGGGCGATCGCCGGGGTCAAGGCCGATGTCGCCCAGCTCAAGGAGAGTGCACACCGATGAGCAGCACAGCACCCGGTGACCGCCACCCCGCCGACCCGGCGGAGCTGCGGGCCGGCATCGAACGCACCCGTGCCGAGCTCGGCCACACCGTGCAGGAACTGGTGGCCAAGGCCGACGTGCCGGCCCGTGTCCGCCACAAGGCGGACAGCCTGCGCCACCGGGCCGCACGGCGGCGCGACGAGGCCGGCGGCGCGCTCCACGACCACACCCCGCCCCCGCTGCGCGGCGCCGTGACGCACGCCGCCGAGTTCGGCCGCCGTCACCCCAAGGGCGTGGCCGCCGCGGGCGCCGCCGTGGGCATCGCGGTGGTCGCCGCCACCCGCGCCGGACACCATTCACATAACTGACACAACGTCAGATCGCGTCGGCGGCCCGGGGCGGCAGCACGTCCGCCAGCTCGTAGCGCACCGGCTCCGCCAACTGCGCGTAGGTGCAGTCACCGGGGTCGCGGTCGGGGCGCCAACGGCGGAACTGCGCGGTGTGCCGGAACCGGTCGCCCTGCATGTGGTCGTAGGCCACCTCGCAGACCCGCTCCGGACGCAACGGGATCCACGACAGGTCCTTCTTGCCGCTCCACCGGCTCGGCGCCCCCGGCATCCGATCGGTGGTGTGCGCCTCGGGGTCGGCCCAGTGCGCCCACGGATGGCCCTCGAAGGACGCCATGCGCAACGGCTCCAGCTCGGTCAGCAGCGCCTTGCGGCGGGCCATCGGGAACGCCGAGGTGACGCCCACGTGGCGCAGCCCGCCCGCCGCGTCGTGGAGCCCGAGCAGCAGCGAGCCGACCACCGGGCCGCTCTTGTGGTACCGGAAGCCGGCCACCACGCAGTCGGCGGTCCGCTCGTGCTTGACCTTGACCATCACCCGCTCGTCCGGCCGGTACGGCAGATCCAGCGGCTTGGCGACCACCCCGTCCAGCCCGGCCCCCTCGTAACGGCTGAACCACTCCTCGGCCAGCGCCAGGTCCGTGGTGGCCGGGGCGATGTGCACCGGGTGGACGGCACCGGCCAGCGCCTCGGCCAGCAGCGCGCGGCGGTCGCGCTGCGCGGCGGCCATCAGCGACCGGTCCCCGAGCGCCAGGATGTCGAAGGCCACGAAGGAGGCCGGGGTCCGGCGGGACAGCAGCTCCACCCGGGACTTCGCCGGATGGATGCGTTCCAGCAGCGCGTCGAAGTCCAGCCGCCCGCCGCGCGCGATCACGATCTCACCGTCCAGCACGCACCGCCCGGGGACGTTGGCCCGCACCGCCTCCACCACCTCGGGGAAGTAGCGGGTGAGCGGCTTGGCGGTACGGCTGCCGAGTTCCACCTCGTCGCCGTCGCGGAAGACGATCGCCCGGAACCCGTCCCACTTGGCCTCGTAGCTCATCCCGGGCGGAATCGTCGCCGCGAGCCTGGCCAGCATCGGCTTGACCGGCGGCATCACCGGAAGGTCCATGCCCCGATTGTGCGGCCCGCCCCGCCGGGGCGCTCGCCGACGGGCGCCCGGCCCGCGGCCGTCCTACCGTGGCGGCATGGCAGAGGCGGTGGAGTTGCGAGCGGGGGAGCGCACGGTACGTGTCTCCCACCCCGACAAGGTGTACTTCCCGGAACGCGGGCTGACCAAGCTCGACGTGGTGCGCTACTACCTCGCGGTCGGCGACGGCGTGCTGCGCGCCCTGCGCGACCGCCCCACCATGCTGGAGCGTTACCCCGACGGGGTGGGCGGCGAGTCGTTCTTCCAGAAGCGCGCCCCCAAGAACCTGCCGGAGTGGATCCCCACCGGCCGGATCGCCTTCCCCAGCGGCCGGTACGCCGACGAGATCTGCCCCACCGAGACCGCCGCCGTGCTGTGGGCCGCCAACCTCGGCTGCCTGACCTTCCACCCCTGGCCGGTACGGCGGGCGGACGTCGACCACCCGGACGAACTGCGCATCGACCTCGACCCGCAGCCCGGCACCGGCTTCCCCGAGGCCCGGCGGGCCGCCCGGGAACTGCGCCCGCTCCTGACCGAACTGGGGCTCACCGGCTGGCCCAAGACCTCGGGCGGCCGTGGCCTGCACGTCTTCGTCCCCATCGAACCGCGCTGGACCTTCACGCAGGTGCGCCGGGCCGCCATCGCCGTCGCCCGCGAACTCGAACGCCGCATGCCCGAGCAGGTGACCACCGCCTGGTGGAAGGAGGAACGCGGCGCCAAGATCTTCGTCGACTACAACCAGACCGCCCGGGACCGCACCATCGCCTCCGCCTACTCGGTGCGCCCCCGGCCGCACGCCCCGGTCTCCGCGCCGCTGCGCTGGGAGGAAGTGGACGACGCCGACCCGCGCGACTTCGACGTGGTCACCATGGCCGCCCGCTTCGCCGAACTCGGCGACGTGCACGCGCCGATGGCCGACCGGCCGTGCTCGCTGCTGAGCGCGCTGGAACTCGCCGACCGCGACGAACGCGACCACGGCCTCGGCGACCTGCCCTACCCGCCCGAGCACCCCAAGATGCCGGGGGAGCCGGCCCGGGTGCAGCCCAGCCGGGCCAAGCGCCGCTGAGCCGCCGGGCCCGGACGCCCGTGGTCCCCGCGGCCAGCGCGGGCCGCGGGGACCACATCGGGCGCGGACCCGCGGGTCACCGGCCGCCGAGGTCCTTGTTGACCTCGTTGGGGCCGTCGAACCGTTCGTGCGGCAGGTGGCGCAGCGCGTCCACGAGGTGGTCGTCGGCGCCGTTCTTCTTGGCGAGTTTCGCCAGGTCCTCCCGGCTCTCCGGGTAGGACGCGCCCTTGAGCGCCTTCTGCACGTCGATCGGGTTGAACTTCTCGGACTTCTCGGCCATGACCAGCTCCTAGGGAAATGTCTGGTTCGTCCTGCGGGTGGCGTAGGGGTACCCCCGGCCCGGGGCGTTATGCACCCGTATGTTCCATGGGGGAGGTCAGTCGAAGGCGCGGACCGGGCGGACCTCGACGCCGCCGAAGGGCGCCGGGACCTCCTGGGCCAGGGCGACCGCCTCGTCCAGCCCGGCCGCCTCGACCGCGTAGAAGCCGCTGAGCGCCGTCCGCCCGCCGGTGAACGGCCCCTCGGTCACGGTGACCCGGCCGGGCGCCTCGTGGCGCACGCTGACCGCGGTACGGGTCGGGTGGAGCGCGTGTCCGCCGCGCAGCAGCGTGGCGTTGCGCCGGCCGAACGCCCGGTGTTCCTCCAGCGTGCGGGCGTGCGTCCGCGGGCCCGCCTCCTCCGCGGCCTCCTCGTCGGCGTAGACCAGCAGCAGGTACAGCGGCATGGCGCGTCCTTTCCGGCCGGCCGGGCACCGCGCGGGACACCGGCGGCCCGCCGGCCCGGCCGATAGTGGGGGGATCGGCCGGACCCGGGTCGCCGCGGCGGCGGAGGGGTTGCCGCCCACGTGCGCGAGTGCCTGCCCGCCTCGCGCCACGCTAAACCGGAACCGGCGAAACCGCCCGGCGGGAACGGTCGTCTCCCGGCCAACCGCGCCGCCGACGCGCCCTTGTGCGCCGCCCCCGCCGGGGCGACCATAGTTGTGTCACATCAGCTAACTATCGGGTCCGACTCTTCGATGTCACGGGGGACGTCATGGTGGCCGATGGAGCGTCACTGGGCACGACCGGCCGCAGGCCGGAAGGGGGAGCGCGGGGCGGCGGCGCGCTGCCCGGCGGACCGCGCTACAAGTGGGTGGCGCTCTCCAACACCACGCTGGGCACCCTCATCGCGCTGATCAACAGCTCCATCGTGCTGATCTCGCTGCCCGCCATCTTCAACGGGGTGCGCCTCGACCCGCTGCGGCCGGGCAACATCGGCTACCTGCTGTGGA belongs to Streptantibioticus cattleyicolor NRRL 8057 = DSM 46488 and includes:
- a CDS encoding mycothiol transferase is translated as MKSAELLVDAYNRIQESVHETVDGLTGDQLTARLDDEANTIAWLVWHLTRVQDDHIADVAGTEQIWTANGWADRFALPLPAEATGYGHSGDDVAAVRVTDAALLTGYYDDVHEHTVRYLRGLADDDLDRVVDKRWTPHVTLGVRLVSVIGDDLQHIGQAAFIRGVLERG
- a CDS encoding FAD-dependent monooxygenase; this encodes MDNRRILISGAGVAGPALAHWLTRHGFEATVVERAPGPRPGGHPVDVRGPALEVAGRMGILDELRRRRTDMRGMSVVDADGTELYRSTEHTISGGDLDSPDVEILRDDLCAVIASVTEGTEYLYDDSIAGMTQDGAGVRVTFERSAPRTFDLVVGADGLHSTVRRLAFGPEADFIHHLGTYLGVFTTPNFLGLDRWQVWHRGETGGGCVMTARDNTELRVYAGFESAEPVAYDHRDTAAHKRLITERLAGTGWEFPRALEYMAGAEDFHFDAMAQIRMDRWSDGRVTLLGDAGYCGSPLSGQGTSMAMVGAYVLAGELKAAGGDHHRAFAAYEAELRDYVAANQELALTNRERMETEGAVPDVAEVVEALKLKDY
- a CDS encoding MFS transporter, producing the protein MPSPAAARLRARLRPAASRTERSADRSPWRCLRTPSMRWWSAANLFSNLGTWMQLTVQNLLVLQLTGSAAATGVSLAVQAAPGLLLGLVGGAAVDAWPRKLTAAVSQAVLAAVAFTTAGLVTFHLLTVPLLLVLSAVTGTIATVDGPATSLLGNDLVRREDVPSAIALGSVVHSVGRLAGTALAGVGLATVGPAGAYAVNGLSFLFVTAVVPFLKLVEQPPEPVVRPAAPAPAARRAGTVAALRDGLGYFLGRPRLVALAVICAVSSVLGRNYGLTLATLVTGPLHGGAGAYGVVSTVLAVGGTAGAVLAGRLRRPSVRLVGALAVAGAALQVVAGFSPVLLFLLVLVVPMAVVESVSDTAATTVLQTDPPARARGRVLGVWRSLSTGWGLVGPPLLGLLVQAAGARGALVAGGLVIVGVIGAGALAHGRRTARVTEVAVHPTEAVGKPVVTAA
- a CDS encoding class I SAM-dependent methyltransferase translates to MAGDYWNHNTHYHRLVLDAVPAGCRAALDVGCGDGLLVSRLAARAREVTGVERSPGMLRLAAERTRHLDNVRLVRADFPAPAGLLPAGGYDLVTAVAVVHHMDFAEAVTAMRALLAPGGRLVLVGLARNATWWDWTVSAAGVPAAWLAARRHGGKSDPPGMPVTDPALSWGQVRAAARRLLPGCRIRRHLLWRWSLVWTRP
- a CDS encoding Mut7-C RNAse domain-containing protein, which translates into the protein MLEHVRGNDDDGTGRLRLRFDPALRLFLAARDRGGQCVVAHDGTSSLGHVVQSLGVPLTEVGALTADGREVGAGHRPRDGETIRVTAVPRPQPLPGPPRFLLDVHLGALARRLRLVGVDTAYHNDRADDALVAQANAERRVLLTQDRGLLRRRALWCGAYVRGARADEQLTDVLTRFAPPLAPWTRCTACNGELAPVAKAEVDHLLRPGTRRTYQAFTRCRRCGRVYWPGAHHDRLEAVVAAARRAATPRRPPPAQRISAAADTPPLPGHRRPGRRPPR
- a CDS encoding phage holin family protein, which gives rise to MSTSVEHRPDRTAARPDGQRPLADRSVGELVRLASEQLSDLVRQEMRLAQVEMAAKGKRFGLGGGLLGGAGVFGLVALMAAAATAIAAISLALPVWASALIVTGALGLIAGVLALAGRAQLRRAAPPKPERAIAGVKADVAQLKESAHR
- a CDS encoding DUF3618 domain-containing protein; its protein translation is MSSTAPGDRHPADPAELRAGIERTRAELGHTVQELVAKADVPARVRHKADSLRHRAARRRDEAGGALHDHTPPPLRGAVTHAAEFGRRHPKGVAAAGAAVGIAVVAATRAGHHSHN
- a CDS encoding ATP-dependent DNA ligase, producing the protein MDLPVMPPVKPMLARLAATIPPGMSYEAKWDGFRAIVFRDGDEVELGSRTAKPLTRYFPEVVEAVRANVPGRCVLDGEIVIARGGRLDFDALLERIHPAKSRVELLSRRTPASFVAFDILALGDRSLMAAAQRDRRALLAEALAGAVHPVHIAPATTDLALAEEWFSRYEGAGLDGVVAKPLDLPYRPDERVMVKVKHERTADCVVAGFRYHKSGPVVGSLLLGLHDAAGGLRHVGVTSAFPMARRKALLTELEPLRMASFEGHPWAHWADPEAHTTDRMPGAPSRWSGKKDLSWIPLRPERVCEVAYDHMQGDRFRHTAQFRRWRPDRDPGDCTYAQLAEPVRYELADVLPPRAADAI
- the ligD gene encoding non-homologous end-joining DNA ligase — translated: MAEAVELRAGERTVRVSHPDKVYFPERGLTKLDVVRYYLAVGDGVLRALRDRPTMLERYPDGVGGESFFQKRAPKNLPEWIPTGRIAFPSGRYADEICPTETAAVLWAANLGCLTFHPWPVRRADVDHPDELRIDLDPQPGTGFPEARRAARELRPLLTELGLTGWPKTSGGRGLHVFVPIEPRWTFTQVRRAAIAVARELERRMPEQVTTAWWKEERGAKIFVDYNQTARDRTIASAYSVRPRPHAPVSAPLRWEEVDDADPRDFDVVTMAARFAELGDVHAPMADRPCSLLSALELADRDERDHGLGDLPYPPEHPKMPGEPARVQPSRAKRR
- a CDS encoding DUF2795 domain-containing protein — translated: MAEKSEKFNPIDVQKALKGASYPESREDLAKLAKKNGADDHLVDALRHLPHERFDGPNEVNKDLGGR
- a CDS encoding YciI family protein, whose translation is MPLYLLLVYADEEAAEEAGPRTHARTLEEHRAFGRRNATLLRGGHALHPTRTAVSVRHEAPGRVTVTEGPFTGGRTALSGFYAVEAAGLDEAVALAQEVPAPFGGVEVRPVRAFD